The sequence tgcttaaaaaaaaattgcccaaGATATGTAAAATAcgtgaaaaataatttacctacataataacaaacccaatatatgcaaaatacaaccaaaataatttacctacataataaaatgtgtcaaatatatatatgatattgatacatacaaaataaaatacctaCATAACAAAAGaatgctatttgattcaaaattaatttacttacaaaataaagcaagtttatttgatttgaagttaatttacctattatttgtacatatcttataataataaaatgtgtcaaatatatgtaataatttATGAACAGTAAGTTacctacaaaaataaaataatgttatttgattcattattaatttacctacaaaataataattatttgctaatcataaatttacatatatagGTAAGACGTATAGTAGTACatatttgtaaattatatatatatatatatattgaacttATAATAGTACTATATACTTTTGACGtatgtgtgtctatatatatatatatgtatgtatatatatgttaggGGTAATAGTATGTGCAATAATTATTTGTTCATTATAATTAAGGTGAGTAATAACAtttattgatttgatttgaaaattatggcacaagttgtaaatattttgtaataatagGTCAATTACTTTTTTACTtggtaatattttttaaatttagattttatttgaatgtttaaaaTTAGGTGGGTTTTTATCTAGAAAATAAGAGTTTCAATGGTTTATATCTAAAGAATCATTTTAAAAAGGCATGGTTACAATTTTCACTCTGAAAATACGAAAATTAGACTCATGAGGCCTACGACACATCATATCTTGTGTGAAAAACTTCTCCTGGAGGGAAGAAGTTGTCCACCACTTATGCATATAGAGAGGTGATTTGTACCCTACTCTTTATTCTATTCATCGAACTGAATAAATCAATCGAAATTAACAAACTGAATTAAACAAGAGTGTTTAAAATGCTAAAAATTGCATTTATTATTgatgtggagtgatttatgctctacaattttctttaatttatctaATTAGactatcaaaaattaaaaattatatataaaaagtaaaaatgaatatACACCTAAATAGTTCTAAAAATAGTATGAAGACAAGTAGCAATAAATATATAGATGTGTGTGTATTAAATTATACAAAAATATCTTGTGTTAGTAAGTGAAATGGCATTGATGGTTTCTTGCATAGAATGGGCATCCCTTCCAGGCTAGGGCAAGAAGGTAGCTAAAGAGGCCTACGACACATCATATCTGTAGGGTTATAGGCTCGTGAGGTAATAAGAGGACTTATTATTGGCAAAACAGTTCTACGTACAATTTCACTTGCAACTTGAAAAACCTACCAATTTTAGTACACTTTGGCATTTAGGATTTGGATCGTCTCCGAGCAACTGGTTATGCCCTCTATTTATAACCGTTTGATAAAAATTCAATGGTCCAAGAACATTGATTAGAAGAATCCTAACCAGTTGCCTCGAAGAGGATCCATATCCTAGCATTTTTGCCCCCATTGAATCGCATCAGAGTTTCCCAGACCCTAATTTAGGGTTGCACTCATTTTCTAGATCCCCTTCAGATTGAAATGTTGATTCAAGATTCTATCCATGTATGGATTATGGTCTAGCTTTCCAGGCAAACTCTTGGTGgaacccatttttaatttaccATGGGGGGAATCCAAAGATATTTCGAGGGAATTGCAGGGACCAGTTGATTTAGAAGTATTCGGTCTTTAGTTGGTTGAATAAGGATTTAGTTTTAAGTTACCCTGATTCGATGTTACACAAGTTTGAAGTGAGTTCGATACTAAATTATGAATGCTTGTAGTTTATTTTGAGTATGTTAATGCGTTGCTTTAAAGTAGTTACTTAAGGGTACGATTGAGATTGCTTATGGAATTACTAAAATGTTTTATAACTACTAGAAACGTTTAAGattgtttggaaaaaaaaaaggttaaagcACTTGTTACGTTCTGTATATGAAGACGCTTAGAATTTTGAGTTATTTGTCGATTTTTACCTTAAATTTGTAGAATTTGGCCAATTTTTCTattcaactttaattttagccaaccATAGGCTAAATGctaatttttaggttttattccCCCTTGAAACCCACCTCAACTCATGCTAAATATGTGGGCTAAAAgcttaaagaaaaacaaaagctgaATTTCCTCTAagatttagcccagaaaatggTGTGGGCACCACCAGCGAAACCCTACCCACATGGACATGTCTTACAAGATTGATTGAAGGGCTGTGATGTCCACACACTATTTTCTACTTATCTCACATCTTTTTTGTTTTCGTCTGTCGGattggatgaattaaagaagatcaacggacagaaattaacaaggggtgtgtgagaagtaaaaaggggtgtgtggatagcacaccccttgatTGAATTCAACAGCGGAGATcgaatataataaaatataacggtaaaaaaaaatctaatgccccaaatttaaatctaacggttaaaataatttaaaaaataatttacctcaaaattcacccaaatttagtgatttttcaatacttatcggaatttaaatatttttaagttaaaatattcataaaattaaattataataatgtacataattaaaaaaaatactttaaaagactaatttattctttaataattttgggctaaaaaatttaggcCAAAATAGTGAGAACAGAAAAGCAATTTCTagattaaaacctaaattttttgggttaaaaattttaagttttagccTAAAGGTTGGATATGATCTTATAGATTGtatagatagatagatatatatttttctttttctaaaatCTAAATTTCGTCTCTCTCACTCTCGCACACGGCCAGCTAATCAGCCATGGAGGATCCGGATTCCCAACAAACAACGAGGTCGGTGAAACCGGACCCCAGTGTCTCTGGCGGTGGGAGAAACGGTGACTAAGCTTGGGAAATGTGCTGCCATGTATTGAAGGCAAGTGGTGGAGGAGCCTTTGCTGACCAAACAGGTAGAGTAAAACGGAAAGGGATCAGGATATTTTCTACCAAATCCTCCCCCATCGACTAATCTGagtctttaaaatttgattcaacgctTAAAAATAAGGattcattttaaaagttataataactttaaccgtttgattaaatttcaCATCCGAATTGATTGATAGAGAAGACTTGATAGAAGGGATCCGTTTCCAAATAAATCGGCAAGACAATAAATCTTTAAATCTTTGTTCTCCCATTATTGTGAGTGTGGAAATATCATggtgtgattttttttatttttgtcaaacgaaagattttgttagattaaatgttaAATTAGTCACCGATAATGTTTAAACTTATGCCGTCCTATAATAACTCAACTCCTTAAATTTAGTTATGTGTTGGCCTCCGAGCACTCGAGTTCGAATCGGAAGATGATTCATTCCCCTCTTAATCtcactcacttttttttttctcttaattaAACAGTTACAGTtaaatcacgttaatattttatattaatttttataaaaataaaacacaaatctAAGTGAGAGAAGAAGGGTGAGAAATGGATGAGAATAAGAAGATAGAATCCTACGTTCGAATCAGCCGTACttgaattaaaataatttaagaatGAGAATATGAAATATAAAAATCACGTGTCAGATTAAAAAATAGACAAGAATTATGCGGAGGCAGAGGCAATAAGGTGGAAGAGTGCACGCATGTTGACGTGAACATGTCTTTTCGAACATGCCGCCTTCAATCCTCACCCACGAGATGTTATATCATGTGTCATTGTACAAATGACaaaatatgtgtgttaaaaagttaataacttaaaaataaaatttcttactATTTActtaaaaacacgtggtgtaccactcgtATTtccgtcacaataaaaaatttatctaCACACTCACCCTTTTTTCCCCTATTAATTTTAAATCCCAATGAAATTAAGGCAGTGCTATATGGAGGCAGATTCTGTGCCCTCTCATTTTCCCTGTCTTCTTATTTGTATGATTATAATTAAgttacgttaacattttatattaattgtttTTAGTTTATTGGATTTGACgattgaaaattaataaaaccatCTTAAAATTATTAATCCCCACTTACCATTTGAACCGTTACGTGTCTCTTCCTGATTGGTGGCAATGTGATGCTTCAGTTAGTCTAATTTTCGCAAGATAATTTACAAAACACTGAcacattattcttcattatTAAACTTAAAACTCGTTTTAGTGTAAATTGTTTCCAATTTCGAGTACAACGAGGGAAGAGGCACACTGTGCACATGAAATGCGTTTGAAACAATTTGGTGGGTTTTTTGATTGGATGGTGGTGAGGTGACGGCTGTTTTGTCATCGGAAATATCTGAAAAAACGAAAGGAGCCAAAAGGATAAAAGCCAAATCCCACCAAGTAACACGTGATGTTCTTTATATTTGATGCCCAAAATCTTGCATCACGCAAGGATCACGTGCAAGACAAACATTTCAGCTCTCTATTTTTTCTCTCATGTTTGTTTGGAAAGTGCAAGGGGAAAAACACCCTGGATGCAACTAAAGGAGTTTTGGCTCTTGTTGTTTTGCCATTTCGTGACTCAAATGATGTCTGAAAATTTTTCAGTTTTGTGTACCGTACGATTCGGCCCGGGCACGATAAGTAGTAGGATTCGATTAGTTTAACCTCGTCTCAGTTTCAGTACTCGAAATGGGCACGCAGCGGATAAAATACGACACCGGTATAGTATGTTCTACTACGCCGACCTTGTGACCCCGAACCGATGACCTGGGACCCGAAAGACACCGGCAACAATGAATTTCGTCTTGAAATATGGTTATCTTTCAGAATCAAATAATTCATTTCAATCTAGTCCAGTCCTATTAACCAAATATGCGAAAATATGGTGCGAGTTGTGACATATTAGAGAAAcaataaaaaggtcgtacccagtgcacaaggctcccgctttacgcagggtctgggagagacAAATTGCAACAAGAGCCTTCTACCTGTCCAATATAATCCTATTTACGACATCAACTGGCAAAGCGTATGCCGGATCGATAGCTTTCAGCCCTGGATATTCAAGAAGGGAAAGTCCTGCATCAAAAAACATCAATCTGAGATGTAATGTCATGAATAAAATAGCAAACTGTTGAAGTTGGAAGATATCTGCTTTCGTTTACACCCTCATTTCATTTTGCAAGAAGATATTTTTCTCGAAGGACAATACGAGAGGAATACAAATCATCTTATAAAAACACTTGGCGTTATGTTTCATCAGAAGTAGTTTTTCCTACTAGCAACCCTTGTGAAACTAGTTGGAACTAACGTTGCCAAATTACTACGTAAAGAAACTGGATAAAAAAACAAAGGTGGAACCAAAGCAATTACATACCAGCTACACCAAAGTATGTATGGTAGACATCAACGGCATCATCTGGTCGGTCAGAAATTCCTCCATTTTCAATGTCCTGCAGTTTTGAACAATGCGTGGTTAAAGTTTTCACTGTGAAAATACGAAAACAGGGAGAATGCCCATTTCTAAAGAATAATCCAAATGTACAAATAGCTCATTAGATAACTGTAACCTGGCAGTCTAAAATGAACTTGATGAGCTTGTCCTTATTGATCCAATGAACTCTGTCAATCATGATCAAACTGGAAAGAGCCCACCATGAGTAGCAGACCTGAAGTGCAGCACAAATGTCGCAAGGGAGATTCCAAGAACGTCAGTAGAAGCAAATTCagtttcaatcttcaatttcaaacaaaaataaaacccaCGTCGGGAAGTTTCTCTGGCCGACCATTAAGACCTCCAGTTTTATTATCTTGCCGCTCACATAACCACCAACCGAGGAGGTCCTTGTCAATATGATGTAGTGACCCCGTAATGGCAAGGGCACCCACGCAACAGAAAACTGCAGTAACAATGGGCAGATCGAAGACGTATTTGAGTCTAATTTGGACAGACAGAATCACAGAAAATACAAAAGAATCATGCCATTGCTGGACCCGACATGCAGAAAAGCAAGATTAAGGATACATCAATAGACTTGGGAGTTTAAATGATGTGATAAGGAAAATAGTATTAACAACCTTAGCTTAAAACTACTAGGTTAACGCAAAAATAACTGCTAACTTCCATTGAATTGACAAAAGGGAAACAGCTCTGTTGATCTATTAAGTTAACATGTTCAAATAATACATTTGATCGATAATGACTGAATCTGAACTAAGCATGATTATGCGAGAACAACCTACACAAATTCCATTTAACAagcaaaatacagaaaatatgaaatggctataaaacAAAACTGATTTATTAAGCACTAGTCAGAAAGTAAAACTTTGCAGAGACATTATGTGAGTAAATAACTTACTTTGACCTGCATGAGACTCCGCACCGGGCGTAGATCCAAACCCTCCATCATGATTTTTACAACTTAAAATGTAGCTGACGGCCTTCTCCACATTGATTTTATCCAAATGATGAAGTAATGAGAGACAAGAGATAGCAATATAAGAAAACCTAAAAGAAAAAAGTGTGTTAGTGCTTTGTTAATTCCCTCTATGAGAAACAGCGAAGAATTGTAACTAAATGACTTCAAAAATCATGAGTCTCCAGAATCAAGGGAAATCATAAAAGAGTACCGTGTATCAATTTCACCCCACATGTCTCCTGAAAACGATCCATCTTCATTTTGCAACCCAGCCACATCTAAATTGCACATTAAGTTGCACAAAACTTGGTATGCTCACTATCCTTTATACAGTTAGTCTTCTAATTTTGTATAAGAGCCTCCCAACAGAAGGTGTTGCAATTAATTTGAATCCATTTTCCTCAATAGAAAATGCGTATAAAGATGGCAAGAGGTTTTTTCAATTTACAAATAGATGTGATAAAGGATACAACTTACAACCTTCTCAACATCCAGAACATAAAGCTTGTCAAACAAGGCCAAAGCCTGCACAGCACTTAACGTATACAGTATGTGTGGGTCGTGTCCAATGCTACCTCCAAACCCGCCTGCACAAACACAACTATATCATCATTCTCTCTACAActccaaataaccaaacaaacaaatgaaGATCAAAATAATAGTTCAGTGTCGTCGGAAACAAAGTAAAACCTGAATCATGTTGGCACTGGAGGACCCAGGAAACAACCTCTTCAACATCCACAACGTGGAGCTTTCCCAAAAGATCAAGAGTAGTCAAACCCCAGTATGCTCCACTCATTCTTATATGCTCCATCGCGACCGCCTCAAAAGAGTCCTTTCTCTGAGTACAGCATCACCGTATTATTACTCTTAGCTTCAATGTACAAACCAAAAGCAACAAAAATTTTACTCCAACACAGAATCAGACCTTTTCGACCGATACAATGAATTCAACATGTTTCTGAGTTGCAAGCTCCCCCATCAGTTTATACTTCAAAACAGGCAAAGCTGTGTTAACAATGCGTGCAAACAGAAACTGGTAAATGTGATAGTCAACGGTGATGTAACATGAAATAGTAACTCACAAACTCTACATATTTCCCCTAGAGACAAATTCCAAGTACAAAAACCAAAGAGTGGGGATTTTCACACTCCCATTTTCTCCTTCCAATGCTCCTCCCCTTGGATTTGTCCCTCGATTCCCTTTGATTCATTCAATCCTACGCTAGAAAATGAGAGAGGAGTGCATGGCACGAAAAGGGGAGGTGCGAAAATCACTTCCGAAGCTCAAATTGCCTCAAACATAGATGCACTAAACTCTAAACCAATCACACAAGCATATCAAATGAAAGCAATAATCTTGAACTATGAATTAAGACATGCTATTACAGTTAATCACACACGTGAAATTTATACAATCCATTATCGGTCACAACCCAATCGTGAACTTATAGCGACATCAAATTATGAAAAACAAATAATAGTCCTTATAAGAAagcgaaaaaataaaaataaaaactagagGGAAAAGAAAGACGACTTACTGACCAGCAATATTGATTGACTGACTCATGACGTTCCTTGACAAAAGGGGAAATCAAGTTGGGATGAGTTCGGTTtcaatcggttcggttttttgccaaaaccgaaaatCGAATCGAATTTacagtttggttcggttcggtttttcaGGTTTATATTTTTTCATCAAGAGCTAATTAATAAGTAGGAAAAATTAATCCCAATCGTAATATGGATTGTCGGCCACGAATTCTGGGCTGGAAgaagaatcaaaataaacagaTTTGAAAAATCGGTTTGGATAATCAAACCCCAGAAACCTCTTGCAGTTCTAAATCAGTAGAAAAGACCTAGCCTTTAAAACCCAACAAATCAATACCATTACTTTAGACACCAGCAGGACCGGTTCTCAGATCCCAAATGAAATACAGAAAACCCATCAACCCAATTAAAATTACACTACTTAATCACTGCCTAAATCGTAAATTTCCATTAGCCCTAACTAGAAACCCTTGCAAGCAGAATCACACTATTTAAGCAAATACCTTTATTTGCTTGCCCTGAGAAACCAGAAGACGCAACAGAATAGAGGATGATGAGGCGTTGTCGCAGACGGATGAGGTGGCGTTATCGCGGACGGCGAGGAGGCGGCGGTATCACGGACGGCGCGGAGGAGGCGTAGT is a genomic window of Malus domestica chromosome 09, GDT2T_hap1 containing:
- the LOC103442571 gene encoding geranylgeranyl transferase type-2 subunit beta 1-like; translated protein: MGELATQKHVEFIVSVEKRKDSFEAVAMEHIRMSGAYWGLTTLDLLGKLHVVDVEEVVSWVLQCQHDSGGFGGSIGHDPHILYTLSAVQALALFDKLYVLDVEKVVSYVAGLQNEDGSFSGDMWGEIDTRFSYIAISCLSLLHHLDKINVEKAVSYILSCKNHDGGFGSTPGAESHAGQIFCCVGALAITGSLHHIDKDLLGWWLCERQDNKTGGLNGRPEKLPDVCYSWWALSSLIMIDRVHWINKDKLIKFILDCQDIENGGISDRPDDAVDVYHTYFGVAGLSLLEYPGLKAIDPAYALPVDVVNRIILDR